One genomic segment of Chitinophaga sancti includes these proteins:
- the mtaB gene encoding tRNA (N(6)-L-threonylcarbamoyladenosine(37)-C(2))-methylthiotransferase MtaB yields MTTAKTVAFHTLGCKLNFSETSSLSRLLEQDGFVQTDFEGQADVYVINTCSVTDNADKECRYLVRRIQRRAPESRVVITGCYAQLKPKEIAEIEGVDLVLGAAEKFNLVEHLKNLTKGDSAKICSCDIEQVNTFHASYSMNDRTRTFLKVQDGCDYTCSFCTIPMARGKSRSDSITNVMEQVQQIAESDVREIVLTGINLGDFGKGLQGGKKREETFYELIQELDKVEGIDRYRISSIEPNLLSNEIIEFVANSQRFMPHFHIPLQSGSNEVLGAMRRRYRRELYAEKVGLIKQFMPHCSIGVDVIVGFPGETDAHFQETYDFLHALDVSYLHVFTYSERANTAALEIQPVVPVHVRNERNKVLRNLSHKKAQYFAEQYVGETRKVLFEKFHKEGMMEGYTDNYIKVTTPVRQEWANNIIDWKLR; encoded by the coding sequence ATGACAACAGCGAAAACAGTAGCTTTCCATACACTCGGCTGTAAGCTGAACTTCTCCGAGACCTCTTCCTTGAGCAGGTTGCTGGAGCAGGATGGCTTTGTGCAAACAGATTTTGAAGGGCAGGCAGATGTGTATGTGATTAACACCTGCTCTGTGACAGATAATGCCGACAAGGAATGCCGTTACCTGGTACGCCGTATTCAGCGCCGGGCGCCGGAAAGCAGGGTGGTAATCACCGGGTGTTATGCACAGCTCAAGCCAAAAGAAATTGCTGAGATCGAAGGGGTAGACCTCGTACTGGGGGCTGCTGAAAAGTTCAACCTGGTGGAGCACCTGAAGAACCTGACCAAGGGAGACAGTGCAAAAATATGCAGCTGTGATATTGAGCAGGTAAATACTTTCCATGCATCTTATTCTATGAACGACCGTACCCGTACCTTCCTGAAGGTGCAGGATGGTTGCGATTATACCTGTTCATTCTGTACCATTCCGATGGCAAGGGGCAAGAGTCGTAGCGATTCAATTACGAACGTGATGGAACAGGTGCAGCAGATTGCGGAGAGCGATGTGCGCGAAATTGTACTAACCGGGATCAACCTGGGAGATTTCGGGAAAGGGTTGCAGGGTGGTAAGAAAAGAGAAGAGACATTTTATGAACTGATACAGGAGCTGGATAAGGTAGAAGGTATAGATCGTTATCGTATTTCATCTATCGAACCGAACCTCCTGAGTAATGAGATCATTGAGTTCGTAGCGAACAGTCAGCGGTTTATGCCGCACTTCCATATTCCTTTACAGAGTGGTAGTAATGAGGTACTGGGGGCTATGCGTCGTCGTTATCGCAGGGAGTTGTATGCAGAAAAAGTAGGGCTGATCAAACAGTTTATGCCGCATTGTAGTATAGGGGTTGACGTGATAGTAGGTTTTCCGGGAGAAACGGATGCACATTTCCAGGAAACGTATGATTTTTTACATGCGCTGGATGTGAGCTATTTACATGTTTTTACTTACTCGGAGAGAGCGAATACGGCAGCGCTGGAAATCCAGCCAGTAGTGCCTGTGCACGTGCGGAACGAGCGGAATAAGGTGCTGCGTAACCTGAGTCATAAGAAGGCGCAATACTTTGCGGAGCAGTATGTGGGAGAGACAAGAAAAGTGTTGTTTGAAAAATTCCATAAAGAAGGCATGATGGAAGGGTATACAGACAATTACATCAAGGTAACAACCCCGGTAAGACAAGAATGGGCGAATAATATTATCGACTGGAAACTCAGATAG
- a CDS encoding S1C family serine protease: MDTYSQVIISAVEKASPAVVKIERLERSPRGDVVGGSGSGFIFSSDGYLFTNSHVVKGANYLRVMLQDGRTYPAYLAGQDAATDLAVLKIEAGVMTTVPFGDADELKVGQLAIAIGNPLGFQHTVTTGVISALGRSLRGADGMMMDALIQTDAALNPGNSGGPLINGDGAVIGVNTAIINGAQGLCFAISINTAKSIANQLIRFGKVKRAYIGVAMQQVDLVPRLRAIHEVKNRQGLFVTQVERNSPAAKAGVLSGDIIVGFADMMVETADQFFKMMTEEKIGQWQFLKVIRGSEMKEVRVTPVEKGD; encoded by the coding sequence ATGGACACATATTCTCAGGTAATTATTTCTGCCGTTGAAAAAGCAAGTCCGGCGGTGGTAAAAATAGAACGCCTGGAACGCAGCCCACGCGGTGACGTTGTGGGAGGATCTGGTTCCGGGTTTATTTTCTCCTCAGATGGATACCTGTTTACGAACAGCCATGTCGTAAAAGGCGCCAACTATCTGAGGGTAATGTTGCAGGACGGGAGAACTTACCCCGCGTATCTTGCGGGGCAGGATGCAGCAACAGACTTAGCTGTATTGAAGATTGAAGCAGGGGTGATGACAACAGTGCCCTTTGGAGACGCTGATGAATTAAAGGTGGGACAACTCGCAATTGCCATCGGCAATCCTTTAGGCTTTCAGCATACGGTAACAACAGGGGTGATCAGTGCCTTAGGCCGATCATTAAGAGGTGCTGATGGAATGATGATGGATGCATTGATTCAAACAGATGCCGCCTTGAATCCTGGTAATTCAGGAGGTCCGCTGATAAATGGCGATGGGGCCGTAATTGGGGTCAATACAGCGATTATAAATGGTGCACAGGGTTTATGCTTCGCTATTAGTATAAACACGGCTAAATCGATCGCAAATCAGTTAATTCGTTTTGGAAAGGTGAAGCGTGCGTATATCGGTGTGGCTATGCAGCAGGTAGACCTGGTGCCGAGGTTGAGAGCCATTCATGAAGTAAAGAATCGGCAGGGATTGTTTGTCACACAGGTAGAGAGAAATAGTCCGGCGGCAAAAGCTGGTGTGTTGAGTGGGGATATCATTGTGGGATTTGCAGATATGATGGTGGAGACGGCGGACCAGTTTTTTAAAATGATGACGGAGGAGAAGATCGGGCAGTGGCAGTTTTTGAAAGTGATAAGAGGAAGTGAGATGAAGGAGGTGAGGGTGACACCGGTAGAAAAAGGAGATTAA
- a CDS encoding cation:proton antiporter — MIGLNGTKLLIDISLPLKDPVPIFALVLFIILLAPIILRKFRIPSIIGLIIAGMLIGDHGFKIIEKGSIDLFGKAGLLYIMFLAGLELDMTEFRKNQHRSLVFGAFTFFIPLILGFVVCHYLLHFNFMATLLVSSMFSTHTLVAYPLASRLGITRNEAVMVAVGGTIITDTAVLVILAIITGAAAGNLNQQFWIRLSVSLTVFTVLVLWIFPMIGRWFFKKIKDDKTSHFIFVLGMVFLAAFLAEMAGVEGIIGAFLAGLALNQLIPHTSPLMNRIEFTGNALFIPFFLISVGMLVDLRVLLRGPEALLIAGVLTVMALVSKYLAATFTQLVFNYSVPQRNVIFGLSSAHAAATIAIILIGFNMGIINENVLNGTVILILITCLVGSFVTESAGRKLAIIESDKQPEAEEVTERMLIPIANPEKMEAMLDFAVMIKDPNAKTPVYPLAVVQDDEEAKARMTQTNRMMEAVIAHAAATESKVQVVTRIDLNVSDGIARASKELGITDVIIGWTDKTSTTDRLFGSIFGTTLDNVMQSVWENLYVCDFSFPLNTTRRIMLVLPRNAELEIGFAHYMQKLFLLSKQLGGKLMVYCEGATQRFLEDLIQNLKQTVDIGFKLWHDLVDLPALAYDTTKNDLLIIVSARKGTLSYRPSLEGLPSRISKHFTHNNVILIYPEQTEIEYIEAGIQPEDLTLRPIQEQLANLSKLGRFMKKIFRKK; from the coding sequence ATGATAGGATTGAATGGCACTAAATTATTGATTGATATCAGTTTACCACTCAAAGATCCGGTACCGATTTTTGCCCTGGTACTGTTCATTATCCTCCTGGCGCCAATTATCCTGCGTAAGTTCAGGATCCCAAGCATCATCGGATTGATCATTGCAGGCATGCTTATTGGTGATCACGGATTTAAAATCATTGAGAAGGGAAGTATAGACCTGTTCGGCAAGGCCGGACTACTATACATTATGTTCCTCGCTGGCCTGGAACTCGATATGACGGAGTTTCGTAAAAACCAGCATAGGAGCCTTGTATTTGGGGCATTTACGTTTTTTATCCCGCTGATTTTAGGGTTTGTGGTCTGTCACTACCTGCTGCATTTCAACTTTATGGCTACACTGTTGGTTTCCAGTATGTTCTCTACACATACACTGGTAGCTTACCCGCTGGCCAGCCGGTTGGGGATTACCAGAAATGAAGCCGTGATGGTCGCGGTCGGAGGTACGATCATTACGGATACCGCCGTACTCGTGATCCTGGCCATCATTACCGGGGCTGCTGCAGGTAACCTGAATCAGCAGTTCTGGATCAGACTCAGTGTGAGCCTTACCGTATTTACGGTATTGGTGCTGTGGATCTTCCCCATGATAGGCAGGTGGTTCTTTAAGAAAATCAAAGACGACAAGACTTCCCATTTCATCTTTGTACTGGGCATGGTATTCCTGGCCGCCTTCCTGGCTGAGATGGCCGGGGTAGAGGGCATTATTGGCGCATTCCTCGCAGGACTGGCATTGAACCAGCTCATCCCGCATACTTCACCATTGATGAATAGGATTGAGTTTACCGGAAACGCATTGTTCATACCTTTTTTCCTGATCAGTGTGGGGATGTTAGTCGATCTGCGGGTATTGCTCAGGGGGCCGGAAGCTTTGCTGATTGCAGGTGTGCTCACAGTGATGGCGTTGGTGAGTAAGTACCTGGCGGCGACTTTTACACAGCTTGTATTTAATTATAGCGTACCACAGCGGAATGTGATTTTTGGTTTGAGTAGTGCACATGCTGCGGCCACGATCGCCATTATCCTCATCGGTTTCAATATGGGGATTATCAATGAAAATGTACTCAATGGTACAGTTATCCTTATTCTGATCACCTGCCTGGTGGGTAGTTTCGTGACGGAAAGTGCCGGGCGTAAACTGGCCATCATAGAATCGGATAAACAACCGGAAGCGGAAGAAGTGACAGAGCGCATGCTCATTCCTATTGCGAATCCAGAAAAGATGGAGGCCATGCTGGACTTTGCCGTGATGATCAAAGATCCCAATGCCAAGACGCCGGTATACCCACTGGCAGTGGTGCAGGACGATGAAGAGGCAAAAGCCCGTATGACCCAGACAAACAGAATGATGGAAGCTGTGATTGCACACGCTGCCGCTACTGAAAGCAAAGTACAGGTAGTGACGCGCATCGATCTGAACGTCTCTGATGGTATTGCCCGCGCCTCTAAAGAACTGGGTATTACAGATGTGATCATCGGCTGGACGGATAAAACGAGTACTACAGACAGACTCTTTGGCTCTATCTTCGGTACCACCCTGGACAATGTAATGCAGAGTGTATGGGAGAACCTGTATGTATGCGATTTTTCTTTTCCACTGAATACAACACGCCGTATCATGCTGGTATTGCCACGCAATGCCGAATTGGAAATAGGATTTGCTCATTACATGCAAAAACTGTTTTTGCTGAGTAAGCAGTTAGGTGGTAAGCTGATGGTGTATTGCGAAGGCGCCACTCAGCGGTTCCTGGAAGACCTGATCCAAAACCTGAAGCAGACGGTTGATATTGGTTTCAAACTCTGGCATGACCTGGTAGATCTGCCGGCGCTGGCGTATGATACCACGAAGAATGATCTGCTCATTATCGTTTCTGCCCGCAAAGGTACATTGTCTTACAGGCCTTCGCTGGAAGGGTTGCCCTCCCGCATCAGCAAGCATTTTACGCATAACAATGTGATCCTGATTTATCCTGAACAGACAGAAATTGAGTATATCGAAGCAGGTATTCAGCCAGAAGATCTGACGCTACGGCCTATTCAGGAACAGCTAGCCAATCTCTCGAAACTGGGTAGGTTCATGAAGAAGATTTTCAGGAAGAAGTAA
- a CDS encoding ATP-dependent Clp protease adaptor ClpS: MSQRQQTGTHTKEWEDVLVAEDEQFPYSLIVWNDEVNTFDWVIQSLMEVCGHSQEQAEQCALIIHHNGKYAVKQGEFTDLRPMCEALLDRGISATLEEAVER, from the coding sequence ATGAGCCAGCGTCAGCAAACAGGCACACACACCAAAGAGTGGGAAGATGTGTTGGTAGCAGAGGATGAACAATTTCCATACAGCCTCATCGTGTGGAACGATGAAGTAAATACATTTGACTGGGTCATTCAGTCCCTGATGGAAGTATGCGGCCATTCGCAGGAACAGGCTGAGCAATGTGCCCTGATCATTCATCATAATGGCAAGTATGCTGTGAAGCAGGGTGAGTTTACCGACCTGCGTCCTATGTGCGAAGCGCTGTTGGATAGAGGAATCAGTGCAACTTTAGAAGAAGCTGTTGAAAGATAA